A stretch of the Candidatus Eremiobacteraceae bacterium genome encodes the following:
- the murA gene encoding UDP-N-acetylglucosamine 1-carboxyvinyltransferase, giving the protein MDHLDGLRTRLVVDGGRRLEGSVEVPGAKNAALPIMAAAILAEGEVILHAVPRITDVDVMASILESLGARVREQPGGTLIIDTSSIASHAAPYALVSKLNASFDVAGPLLARFGRAQVPQPGGCVLGPRAVDLHLRGFEALGAAVTLEHGSIIASAESLTGADITLDRPSVGATENIMLAATRAKGTTIIRNAAREPEVCDLAEFVNAMGGRVRGHGSSTITIEGVRRLRGVEYTIIPDRLMAGTYLLAGAITGGDVTVKGLDPTFLSALTEALSASGAEVTASGVSVRVQGKAHRKPVDIVTAPYPGFPTDLQPQFVAYLSLARGTSTVEETIFDARFVYVSELARMGADIRVAGRTAIVTGVERLKDAVVEAPDIRAGGALVLAALAAEGTTQIGGLEFIDRGYEFFEEQLATLGASIARASAVEPVMPRQDLGETIRMPRIVTPFRAS; this is encoded by the coding sequence ATGGACCACCTAGACGGCTTGCGCACTCGGCTCGTCGTTGACGGCGGCCGGCGCCTCGAGGGTTCGGTCGAGGTGCCCGGCGCCAAGAACGCGGCGCTTCCGATCATGGCGGCAGCGATTCTCGCCGAAGGCGAAGTGATTCTGCACGCCGTGCCGCGCATCACCGACGTCGACGTGATGGCGTCCATCCTCGAAAGCCTTGGTGCGCGCGTCCGCGAGCAACCCGGCGGCACGCTCATCATCGACACGTCGTCCATCGCTTCGCACGCGGCGCCCTACGCGCTCGTCAGCAAATTAAACGCATCGTTCGACGTCGCCGGACCTCTGCTCGCGCGTTTCGGCCGCGCACAAGTCCCGCAGCCCGGCGGCTGCGTGCTCGGTCCGCGGGCGGTCGATCTCCACTTGAGAGGTTTCGAAGCCCTCGGCGCCGCGGTCACGCTCGAGCACGGCTCCATCATCGCGAGCGCGGAGTCGCTGACGGGGGCGGACATCACGCTCGATCGTCCGAGTGTCGGCGCCACCGAGAACATCATGCTCGCGGCGACGCGCGCGAAGGGCACGACGATCATCCGAAATGCCGCGCGCGAACCCGAGGTCTGCGATCTCGCGGAGTTCGTCAACGCGATGGGCGGACGCGTGCGCGGCCACGGCAGTTCAACGATCACGATCGAAGGCGTGCGCCGGCTGCGCGGTGTCGAATACACGATCATTCCCGACCGGCTGATGGCCGGGACGTATCTCTTGGCCGGTGCGATCACGGGCGGCGATGTGACCGTCAAAGGTTTGGACCCGACGTTCCTCTCCGCGCTGACGGAAGCGCTCTCGGCGAGCGGTGCAGAGGTCACGGCGTCGGGCGTAAGCGTGCGCGTGCAGGGGAAAGCTCATCGCAAGCCGGTCGATATCGTCACCGCGCCCTATCCAGGGTTTCCCACCGACCTGCAGCCGCAGTTCGTCGCTTACTTGAGCCTCGCGCGCGGAACTTCCACCGTCGAAGAGACGATCTTCGACGCGCGCTTCGTCTATGTGAGCGAGCTCGCGCGCATGGGCGCAGACATCCGCGTGGCCGGGCGCACCGCAATCGTGACCGGCGTCGAACGGCTCAAGGATGCGGTGGTCGAGGCGCCGGATATCCGAGCAGGCGGCGCGCTCGTCCTCGCCGCTCTCGCGGCCGAAGGCACGACGCAGATCGGTGGGCTCGAGTTCATCGATCGCGGCTACGAATTTTTCGAAGAACAACTCGCGACGCTCGGCGCGTCGATCGCGCGCGCGAGCGCGGTCGAGCCCGTGATGCCGCGTCAAGACCTCGGCGAGACGATTCGGATGCCGCGCATCGTCACGCCGTTTCGCGCTTCGTGA
- the atpG gene encoding ATP synthase F1 subunit gamma, translating to MPTLRQLRDRVKSLKNTQQITRAMKMVAGARIRRAELAMKAARPYATAVGEMLRELASGGAKDHPLLQEREVRTPAVLLMTADKGLCGAFNSNLVRSALNTAKTAGPQTRLYLVGLKGRVQLRKSPYEIAEYWPLLGTPFSELSKIVAQKVSDDFLSGAVDDVTLVSSRFVSTIVQRPTPVRLLPVSSGEAAARRSPTQNSYEFEPDTKGVLAALLPKYVEFTVYQALLETQASEFAARLLAMSNATDNAGKLIDDLTLVMNKTRQAAITKEILEIVGGAEALKG from the coding sequence ATGCCAACCCTCCGCCAGCTGCGCGACCGCGTCAAGAGCCTGAAGAACACGCAGCAGATCACGCGCGCGATGAAGATGGTCGCCGGCGCGCGCATCCGCCGTGCTGAGCTCGCGATGAAGGCTGCGCGGCCGTATGCGACGGCGGTCGGCGAAATGTTGCGCGAACTTGCGAGCGGCGGCGCAAAGGATCACCCGCTCCTGCAAGAGCGCGAAGTGCGAACCCCGGCCGTGCTGCTGATGACGGCGGACAAAGGGCTATGCGGCGCGTTCAACTCCAATCTCGTGCGCTCCGCGCTCAATACGGCGAAAACCGCGGGGCCGCAGACGCGGCTCTACCTCGTCGGTCTTAAGGGCCGCGTGCAGCTGCGCAAGTCGCCGTACGAGATCGCGGAATATTGGCCTCTCCTGGGCACGCCCTTCTCTGAGCTGAGCAAAATCGTGGCCCAAAAAGTTTCGGATGATTTTCTTTCCGGCGCGGTCGATGACGTCACGCTTGTCTCGAGTCGTTTCGTATCCACGATCGTGCAGCGGCCGACGCCCGTCCGTCTGCTCCCGGTCTCGAGCGGTGAGGCCGCGGCGCGTCGATCGCCGACGCAGAACAGCTACGAGTTCGAACCCGATACCAAGGGCGTGCTGGCAGCGCTGCTTCCGAAGTATGTCGAGTTCACCGTCTATCAAGCGCTGCTCGAAACGCAAGCATCCGAATTCGCGGCGCGTCTGCTCGCGATGAGCAACGCGACGGATAACGCCGGCAAGCTGATCGACGACCTGACGCTTGTGATGAACAAAACGCGCCAAGCTGCGATCACAAAGGAGATCTTGGAGATCGTCGGCGGCGCGGAGGCCCTAAAGGGATGA
- a CDS encoding ATP synthase F0 subunit B: MLLSIDGTFLVQILNFVVFWTLLNYVFIRPTRRAIEARQQAIDAVNRAAEELRKRAEALNAQAESLLDGTRRRADELLRAAAAQAADEADAIARRAAADAAASVQLAHATVAAERAAAVANQGPLVAELARAMVAKATDLESVA; encoded by the coding sequence ATGCTGCTCTCGATCGACGGCACGTTCCTCGTCCAGATCCTGAACTTCGTCGTGTTCTGGACACTGCTGAACTATGTGTTCATCAGACCGACGAGGCGCGCGATCGAGGCTCGTCAGCAGGCGATCGATGCAGTGAATCGCGCCGCCGAGGAATTGCGCAAGCGCGCCGAAGCGCTGAACGCACAGGCCGAATCGCTGTTGGACGGAACGCGCCGCCGCGCCGACGAGCTGCTGCGCGCTGCAGCTGCGCAAGCCGCCGATGAAGCCGATGCCATCGCGCGCCGCGCCGCCGCCGATGCGGCTGCGTCCGTTCAGCTCGCTCACGCGACCGTCGCCGCGGAGCGCGCGGCAGCCGTCGCGAACCAAGGGCCGCTCGTCGCCGAACTTGCGCGCGCCATGGTCGCCAAGGCGACCGATCTCGAAAGCGTGGCGTAG
- the atpH gene encoding ATP synthase F1 subunit delta, with product MFKETVARRYSAALFALAKDAGTIDATVRELDAFVAALKSDPSIAEFFGSPVIERARKTELLKSALDGRASELISGFLALLVAKRRENLVETIARQMHELSDEDAQRATAHIATPAGLDPAELADLARRLSNVYKRTIVPQAKVDPGILGGAVVQVGDKYVDASIAGKLEAVRRHLLAHVDAPGSTSPNGKGSQ from the coding sequence GTGTTTAAAGAGACTGTGGCCCGACGCTATTCCGCCGCGCTTTTCGCTCTCGCGAAGGACGCAGGCACCATCGATGCGACCGTGCGCGAACTCGACGCGTTTGTCGCAGCGCTCAAGAGCGATCCGTCTATCGCCGAATTCTTCGGCTCGCCGGTGATCGAGCGCGCGCGCAAGACCGAGCTGCTCAAGAGCGCGCTCGATGGGCGCGCAAGCGAGCTCATCTCGGGATTCCTGGCCTTGTTGGTCGCGAAGCGGCGCGAGAACCTCGTCGAGACGATCGCGCGACAGATGCACGAGCTTTCCGACGAAGACGCGCAGCGCGCGACTGCCCACATCGCAACGCCCGCAGGGTTGGATCCAGCAGAACTCGCCGACCTCGCCCGGCGCCTTTCAAACGTCTACAAACGCACCATCGTGCCCCAGGCGAAGGTGGATCCCGGCATTCTGGGCGGCGCCGTCGTGCAGGTCGGCGACAAGTATGTCGACGCCAGCATCGCCGGCAAACTCGAAGCGGTTCGCCGCCATTTGCTCGCGCACGTCGACGCCCCCGGCTCGACGTCCCCGAACGGAAAAGGAAGTCAGTAG
- the atpE gene encoding F0F1 ATP synthase subunit C yields the protein MENAILVSAVIIAFALMVGFAAFGSAIGDGIIGSKAVESIARQPEARPNIFFFYFLGFGILEAFPIIAIALAFFLLIGGGGLGVMSVLKPILGK from the coding sequence ATGGAAAACGCTATTTTGGTTTCAGCCGTCATCATCGCGTTCGCGTTGATGGTCGGTTTCGCGGCCTTCGGGTCCGCGATCGGTGACGGCATCATCGGCAGCAAGGCCGTGGAATCGATCGCACGGCAGCCGGAAGCCAGGCCGAACATATTCTTCTTCTACTTCCTCGGATTCGGCATCCTGGAGGCATTCCCGATCATCGCGATCGCGCTCGCCTTCTTTCTTCTTATCGGCGGCGGCGGGCTCGGCGTGATGTCGGTGCTCAAGCCGATCCTCGGCAAGTAG
- the atpC gene encoding ATP synthase F1 subunit epsilon, producing MAASVDLDVITPGAVKFQGKVEIVVAPGGAGDLAALPNHAPMLTTLRIGVLRATVADGEKRRIEFAVNGGFMQITPAKCVVLTDMALSAADINIDAVQAEARRAAESLAQKHGANDVSERDAVAWAAAQLEVARAPQV from the coding sequence ATGGCAGCATCTGTCGACCTCGACGTCATCACGCCGGGCGCGGTCAAATTCCAAGGGAAGGTCGAGATCGTCGTGGCCCCAGGCGGCGCCGGCGACCTAGCCGCATTGCCCAATCATGCGCCGATGCTCACGACGCTGCGCATCGGCGTGCTTCGAGCCACGGTCGCGGACGGCGAGAAGCGCCGCATCGAATTCGCCGTCAACGGCGGTTTTATGCAGATCACGCCGGCGAAATGCGTCGTCCTGACGGACATGGCGCTGAGCGCAGCCGACATCAATATCGACGCGGTGCAAGCCGAGGCTAGGCGGGCCGCGGAGAGCCTCGCGCAGAAGCATGGTGCGAACGACGTGAGTGAACGTGACGCCGTGGCGTGGGCGGCGGCCCAGCTCGAGGTCGCGCGAGCCCCACAGGTCTGA
- a CDS encoding rod shape-determining protein — MEIGIDLGTANVLVYVRGKGIVLREPSVVARDVRSGKTLAVGEEARMMLGKTPSNIQAIRPLRDGVIADFEVTEAMLNYFIKKVTRNNGFFSWLRPKPAVTICVPAEITSVEERAVRDAAKLAGAKSVDIVEEPMAAAIGAGLPIDGPSGNMVVDIGGGTSDVAVISLGGIVVSQSIRVAGNKIDEAIARHIRRVYNLMIGERTAEDIKVTIGSAYKLDPELRMDIRGRDLINGLPKTVNISSEEMREAMAEPIGAIIDAVKSVLEKTPPELAADIIDRGIFLTGGGALLRGFDSLLSEVTGIPVIVADDPMSCVAIGTGQRVRV, encoded by the coding sequence TTGGAAATCGGAATCGACCTCGGCACTGCGAACGTCCTCGTCTACGTTCGCGGCAAAGGCATCGTGCTGCGCGAACCTTCGGTCGTCGCGCGCGATGTCCGCTCCGGAAAAACGCTCGCGGTCGGAGAAGAAGCGCGCATGATGCTCGGCAAGACGCCGAGCAACATCCAAGCCATTCGTCCGCTGCGCGACGGCGTCATCGCCGACTTCGAAGTCACAGAAGCAATGCTCAATTATTTCATCAAGAAGGTCACGCGCAACAACGGATTCTTTTCGTGGCTGCGGCCAAAACCAGCGGTGACGATCTGCGTTCCGGCGGAGATCACGTCGGTGGAAGAGCGCGCAGTGCGCGACGCCGCGAAACTTGCCGGCGCCAAGAGCGTGGACATCGTTGAAGAACCCATGGCGGCGGCGATCGGAGCCGGCCTGCCCATCGACGGGCCCAGCGGCAACATGGTCGTGGACATCGGCGGCGGCACATCCGACGTCGCGGTGATCTCGCTCGGCGGCATCGTCGTGAGCCAATCGATCCGCGTCGCGGGGAACAAGATCGATGAAGCGATCGCCCGGCACATCCGGCGCGTGTACAATCTCATGATCGGCGAGCGGACCGCCGAGGACATCAAGGTCACGATTGGATCGGCTTACAAGCTCGATCCGGAATTGCGGATGGATATCCGGGGCCGCGATCTCATCAACGGTCTGCCCAAGACGGTGAACATCTCGTCGGAAGAGATGCGTGAAGCGATGGCCGAGCCCATCGGGGCGATCATCGACGCGGTCAAGAGCGTGCTGGAAAAGACCCCGCCGGAATTGGCGGCGGACATCATCGATCGCGGAATATTCCTCACAGGCGGCGGCGCGCTGCTGCGCGGCTTTGATTCGCTGCTCTCCGAAGTGACCGGGATTCCCGTGATCGTCGCGGATGATCCGATGTCGTGCGTCGCGATCGGCACCGGCCAACGCGTTCGGGTGTGA
- the atpA gene encoding F0F1 ATP synthase subunit alpha, whose amino-acid sequence MINADEIAGILKAQILNARTQVQEDEVGTVIEVGDGVARVYGLSAVGLNELVQFPNGLFGIAFNLEEDNVGVVIMGPDVEIKEGATVRRTGKIISVPVGDGVVGRIVDPLGQPLDDKGPVKTTRTRPIETQAPSVVQRQPVHEPMQTGIKAIDGLVPIGRGQRELIIGDRQTGKTALAVDSIINQKGKGVICIYVAIGQKASTVAQLYKILTDAGAMDYTTIVAANSGDPASLRYIAPYAGCAMGQELMYAGKHVLIIYDDLSKHAQAYREISLVLRRPPGREAYPGDIFYLHSRLLERAAKLSDELGAGSLTALPIIETQQGDVSAYIPTNLISITDGQIYLETGLFFNGIRPAIDVGLSVSRVGGNAQTKAMKAVAGQLRLELSQYRDLAAFSKLASDLDKATQAQLSRGEKITETLKQPQFEPLDLDQQVVQIYVAVNDQLADVPTTDIQRFHKRFYEFLKTTVPGVLSAIVDSKTLSDDTKKQLNSSIAEFKQRFNKSS is encoded by the coding sequence ATGATCAATGCGGATGAGATAGCCGGTATCCTCAAGGCCCAGATACTGAACGCGCGGACGCAAGTCCAAGAGGACGAAGTCGGCACCGTCATAGAGGTCGGCGACGGCGTCGCGCGCGTCTATGGGCTGTCTGCGGTCGGTTTGAACGAGCTCGTTCAATTCCCAAATGGCCTGTTCGGCATCGCGTTCAACCTTGAAGAGGACAACGTCGGCGTCGTCATCATGGGTCCCGACGTTGAGATCAAAGAAGGCGCGACGGTGCGCCGCACCGGCAAGATCATCTCGGTGCCCGTCGGCGACGGCGTGGTCGGGCGGATTGTCGATCCGCTCGGTCAGCCGCTCGACGACAAAGGACCGGTCAAGACGACTCGCACGCGGCCCATCGAAACGCAAGCGCCAAGCGTGGTCCAGCGCCAACCGGTTCACGAACCGATGCAGACCGGTATCAAGGCCATCGACGGCCTCGTGCCGATCGGGCGCGGCCAGCGCGAGCTGATCATCGGGGACCGGCAGACCGGCAAGACCGCGCTTGCGGTCGACTCGATCATCAACCAAAAGGGCAAAGGGGTCATCTGCATCTATGTCGCGATCGGCCAGAAAGCGTCGACCGTCGCGCAGCTCTACAAGATCCTCACCGATGCCGGGGCGATGGATTACACCACGATCGTCGCGGCCAACTCCGGCGACCCGGCGAGCTTGCGCTACATCGCCCCGTACGCGGGCTGCGCGATGGGTCAAGAACTCATGTACGCGGGCAAGCACGTGCTCATCATCTATGACGATCTCTCAAAGCACGCGCAGGCATATCGCGAGATCTCACTCGTTCTGCGCCGCCCGCCTGGGCGAGAAGCGTATCCGGGCGATATCTTCTATCTGCACTCACGCCTCTTAGAGCGTGCGGCCAAGCTCTCGGACGAACTCGGCGCAGGGTCGCTCACCGCGCTGCCGATCATCGAGACGCAGCAAGGCGACGTCTCGGCATACATCCCGACGAACTTGATCTCCATCACGGACGGACAGATCTATCTCGAGACCGGCTTGTTCTTCAACGGAATCCGCCCGGCCATCGACGTCGGCTTGTCGGTCTCTCGCGTCGGCGGCAACGCACAGACGAAAGCGATGAAGGCGGTGGCCGGCCAACTCCGGCTTGAGCTCTCGCAGTATCGCGATCTCGCAGCGTTCTCGAAGTTGGCCTCGGACCTGGACAAAGCGACGCAAGCCCAGCTCTCCCGCGGTGAGAAGATCACGGAAACGCTGAAGCAGCCGCAGTTCGAGCCGCTTGACCTGGATCAGCAGGTCGTCCAGATCTATGTGGCCGTCAACGACCAGCTCGCGGACGTGCCCACCACGGATATCCAACGCTTCCACAAGCGTTTCTACGAATTTCTCAAGACCACCGTGCCCGGTGTCTTGAGCGCCATCGTCGATTCGAAGACGCTTTCCGACGACACCAAGAAGCAGCTGAACTCGAGCATCGCAGAGTTCAAGCAGCGGTTCAACAAGAGCAGCTGA
- a CDS encoding AtpZ/AtpI family protein, whose amino-acid sequence MNPKASSYLQLAGAGSSIVGTLVVGLLLGLAAARYLHWEWAAPVGLILGFVAGIVSAYRRFTSS is encoded by the coding sequence GTGAATCCGAAGGCCTCGAGCTATCTTCAGCTCGCCGGCGCCGGGAGCAGTATCGTCGGCACGCTTGTCGTCGGTCTCTTGCTCGGACTGGCGGCGGCGAGATACCTGCACTGGGAATGGGCGGCGCCGGTCGGATTGATTCTCGGTTTCGTCGCCGGCATCGTGTCAGCGTACCGGCGCTTCACATCTTCATAG
- the wecB gene encoding UDP-N-acetylglucosamine 2-epimerase (non-hydrolyzing): MNQKLRVCVVFGTRPDAVKMAPVVHRLSADPGITCITVATAQHREMLDEVLGLFGVTPEYDLAVMTEGQTLTDVTTRVLERMGSVLDDARPDVVLVHGDTTTSTASALAAYYKKIPVGHVEAGLRTDTIYEPFPEEMNRRLTGVIATHHFAPTPTAKANLLAEGKARSSIVVTGNTVIDAFLWVHARLQPGDAPDIPTRRLLFVEAHRRENLGAPMEAICRALKTVVEAHDDLTLLWPVHPNPAVVEVVRRTLDCVPRVRLVQPMSYRALVAAIGRSTIIATDSGGLQEEAPCLGRPVVVLRRVTERPEGVAAGTLRLVGTDEALVTKTLNDLLDDRAAYDAMARASNPYGDGKAADRIARALLAHYRGGEPAPEFDPSLPPTLPNAR; this comes from the coding sequence TTGAATCAAAAACTGCGCGTCTGCGTCGTGTTCGGCACGCGCCCCGATGCCGTGAAGATGGCGCCTGTCGTTCACCGTCTTTCCGCGGATCCAGGCATCACGTGCATCACGGTCGCTACCGCGCAGCATCGCGAGATGCTCGATGAAGTACTGGGGCTGTTCGGCGTCACGCCCGAGTACGATCTCGCGGTGATGACGGAAGGCCAGACGCTCACGGACGTCACGACACGCGTGCTCGAGCGGATGGGAAGCGTGCTTGACGACGCGCGGCCCGACGTCGTCCTCGTGCACGGCGACACGACAACGTCGACCGCCTCCGCGCTGGCAGCATATTATAAGAAGATTCCGGTCGGTCACGTCGAGGCTGGACTGCGCACGGACACGATCTACGAGCCGTTCCCCGAAGAGATGAACCGTCGCCTGACCGGTGTGATCGCGACGCATCATTTCGCGCCGACACCCACTGCGAAAGCAAACCTGCTGGCGGAAGGCAAGGCGCGTTCGTCCATCGTCGTCACCGGCAACACGGTGATCGACGCGTTTCTCTGGGTTCACGCGCGATTGCAGCCAGGCGATGCGCCGGACATTCCGACAAGGCGCCTGCTTTTCGTCGAAGCGCATCGCCGCGAAAACCTCGGTGCTCCGATGGAGGCGATCTGCCGGGCGCTCAAGACGGTGGTCGAAGCGCACGACGACCTCACGCTGCTCTGGCCCGTGCATCCGAATCCCGCAGTCGTGGAAGTCGTGCGCAGGACGCTCGACTGCGTGCCGCGCGTCCGGCTCGTCCAGCCGATGTCGTATCGCGCGCTCGTTGCCGCGATCGGCCGATCGACGATCATCGCGACCGATTCCGGCGGGCTTCAAGAGGAAGCGCCGTGTCTCGGCCGGCCGGTCGTCGTGTTGCGCCGCGTCACGGAGCGGCCGGAAGGGGTCGCAGCCGGCACGCTGCGACTTGTTGGAACCGACGAAGCGCTCGTGACGAAGACGCTCAACGACTTGCTTGACGATCGCGCGGCGTACGATGCGATGGCCAGAGCGAGCAATCCGTACGGCGACGGAAAGGCCGCCGATCGGATCGCGCGCGCGCTGCTCGCGCACTATCGCGGCGGTGAACCGGCGCCGGAGTTCGATCCGTCGCTTCCGCCGACACTGCCCAACGCGCGGTGA
- the atpD gene encoding F0F1 ATP synthase subunit beta, translating to MATAGKVVQVLGNVVDVEFSLETLPAIYTALRTTVASADGAGTELTLEVQGELGNNQVRCLAMGATEGMVRGAEVRDTGAPISVPVGEGTLGRIFNVLGKAIDSDRPVQASAIHPIHRSAPLVDEQDPTTVMFETGIKVVDLMAPYVRGGKVGLFGGAGVGKTVLIQELIRNIAAEHGGYSVFTGIGERTREGNDLYLEMKHSGVLDKTALVFGQMDEPPGVRLRIGLTGVTMAEYFRDDQGKDVLLFIDNIFRFMQAGSEVSALLGRMPSAVGYQPTLASEMGALEERITSTRKGSITSVQAVYVPADDLTDPAVATTFAHLDATTVLSRSISDKGIYPAVDPLASTSRLLEPRFVGDEHYEVARRVQETLQRYKDLQDIIAILGVEELSEDDKVIVGRARRIQRFLSQPFHVAEAFTGRPGKYVPLKETIAGFKEMVEGKLDDLPEQAFYMVGNIDEAKEAAEKMKAGV from the coding sequence ATGGCAACCGCAGGCAAAGTCGTCCAGGTTCTCGGCAACGTCGTCGACGTGGAATTCTCGCTCGAGACACTGCCGGCGATATACACAGCGCTTCGCACGACGGTCGCGTCCGCGGACGGCGCCGGCACCGAGCTGACGCTCGAAGTGCAGGGCGAGTTGGGAAATAACCAGGTGCGCTGTCTCGCGATGGGCGCCACCGAAGGTATGGTCCGCGGCGCCGAAGTCCGGGATACCGGCGCGCCGATCAGCGTTCCCGTCGGCGAAGGCACGCTCGGCCGCATCTTCAACGTGCTCGGCAAAGCGATCGACTCCGACAGGCCGGTCCAAGCAAGCGCGATACATCCGATCCATCGGAGCGCGCCACTGGTCGACGAACAAGATCCCACCACCGTGATGTTCGAGACCGGGATCAAAGTCGTGGATCTCATGGCTCCCTATGTACGCGGCGGAAAAGTTGGCCTGTTCGGCGGCGCCGGCGTCGGCAAGACCGTCCTCATACAAGAACTGATCCGCAACATCGCGGCAGAGCACGGCGGGTACTCCGTCTTCACCGGCATCGGTGAGCGCACGCGCGAAGGCAACGATCTTTACCTGGAGATGAAGCACTCGGGTGTCCTCGATAAGACTGCGCTCGTCTTCGGGCAAATGGATGAGCCGCCGGGCGTTCGGCTGCGGATCGGTCTCACGGGCGTGACCATGGCCGAATATTTCCGCGACGACCAAGGCAAAGACGTCCTGCTCTTCATCGACAACATCTTCCGCTTCATGCAGGCGGGCTCGGAAGTCTCGGCGCTGCTCGGACGCATGCCGTCAGCCGTCGGCTATCAACCGACGCTCGCATCGGAGATGGGCGCACTCGAAGAGCGCATCACTTCCACCCGCAAAGGCTCGATCACGTCCGTGCAGGCGGTGTACGTCCCCGCCGACGACTTGACCGATCCCGCAGTCGCCACGACCTTTGCCCACCTCGACGCCACGACCGTGCTCTCGCGCTCGATTTCGGATAAAGGCATCTACCCGGCCGTGGATCCGCTCGCGTCCACCTCGCGCTTGCTCGAGCCGCGCTTCGTCGGAGACGAGCACTACGAAGTCGCCCGCCGTGTCCAAGAAACGCTGCAGCGCTACAAAGATCTGCAGGACATCATCGCGATTCTCGGTGTTGAGGAATTGTCGGAAGACGACAAAGTCATCGTCGGCCGCGCGCGCCGCATCCAGCGGTTCCTTTCGCAACCGTTCCACGTCGCTGAAGCGTTCACGGGCCGGCCAGGAAAATACGTGCCGCTCAAAGAGACGATCGCAGGCTTCAAAGAGATGGTCGAAGGCAAGCTCGACGATCTTCCGGAGCAGGCGTTCTACATGGTCGGCAACATCGACGAGGCCAAAGAAGCGGCAGAGAAGATGAAGGCGGGCGTCTGA
- the atpB gene encoding F0F1 ATP synthase subunit A produces MHETIGTHPLWVIPFMPAPFNTVHADTVTITWIAMAIVLVAVGVLAQMHPVTRLSKRYSFLELIVTGIASQVETILGKNGLPFVPFILSLFMFIFVLNEIGLFPFIGMSPTSDLNTTAALAIFTILLIQGVGIARKGLGYFGHLVIRPLGLGIPMLPIMIIDELARPVTLAMRLFGNIFAGEILLVVVSVVIAAHLGIISALANGGPIFIYVFNMLIGLIQAVVFTLLTAAYLITPTSDEPH; encoded by the coding sequence ATGCACGAGACCATCGGAACTCATCCGCTCTGGGTGATTCCGTTCATGCCCGCGCCGTTCAATACTGTGCACGCGGACACGGTTACCATCACGTGGATCGCCATGGCGATCGTGCTCGTGGCGGTCGGCGTGCTCGCGCAGATGCATCCCGTCACGCGCCTTTCCAAACGCTACTCGTTTCTTGAGCTGATCGTCACCGGCATCGCGAGTCAAGTCGAGACGATTCTCGGCAAGAACGGCCTGCCGTTCGTTCCTTTCATCCTCTCGCTCTTCATGTTCATCTTCGTGCTCAACGAGATCGGGCTATTCCCCTTCATCGGTATGTCGCCGACCTCCGATCTGAATACGACCGCCGCGCTTGCGATCTTCACCATCCTGCTCATTCAAGGCGTCGGCATCGCGCGAAAGGGTCTGGGCTATTTCGGCCATCTCGTCATCAGGCCGCTCGGCCTCGGCATCCCGATGCTGCCGATCATGATCATCGACGAGCTCGCGCGGCCGGTCACGCTTGCGATGCGGCTCTTCGGGAACATCTTCGCCGGTGAGATATTGTTGGTGGTGGTCTCGGTCGTCATCGCCGCGCATCTCGGCATCATCTCGGCGCTGGCGAACGGCGGTCCGATCTTCATCTACGTGTTCAACATGCTCATCGGGCTCATCCAAGCGGTCGTATTCACGTTGCTCACCGCCGCGTACCTCATCACTCCGACGTCCGACGAACCTCACTAA